In Humulus lupulus chromosome 7, drHumLupu1.1, whole genome shotgun sequence, the following are encoded in one genomic region:
- the LOC133792304 gene encoding uncharacterized protein LOC133792304: protein MSPLYGAMWLEKKGKFSQRFIGPFEILERIGELAYRLTLPPALSRLHDVFHVSMLRKYVKDPIHIISYEKLSVYPQLFYKEKPIAILDRKDKMLRSKTMPLVKVQWCKHEVEEATWETMGR, encoded by the coding sequence ATGTCTCCTTTGTATGGAGCTATGTGGTTGGAGAAGAAAGGAAAATTCAGCCAAAGGTTCATAGGACCCTTTGAGATTCTTGAAAGAATCGGGGAGTTGGCATATCGGTTAACTCTTCCACCAGCATTATCTCGACTGCATGACGTGTTTCACGTGTCAATGTTAAGAAAGTATGTGAAGGATCCCATACATATAATCAGTTATGAGAAGCTGAGTGTATATCCTCAACTCTTCTACAAAGAGAAACCAATAGCAATTCTAGATAGGAAGGATAAAATGTTGAGAAGTAAGACAATGCCCTTAGTGAAGGTGCAATGGTGCAAACACGAGGTtgaagaagcaacatgggagaCAATGGGAAGATGA